In Saccharicrinis fermentans DSM 9555 = JCM 21142, a genomic segment contains:
- a CDS encoding SoxR reducing system RseC family protein yields the protein MTKLKFVEHTGYVESFNSDQVKVRILSESACASCHAKGACTASDMKEKVIDVSTYGVDHLAVGQQVVIRGQKSLGLKASLIAYIFPFILVFITLFVVHGITKSEGIAGIASLAVLVPYFIGVKLYTPKLEKTFVFTIKEIIG from the coding sequence ATGACGAAATTAAAGTTTGTAGAGCATACGGGGTACGTTGAATCCTTCAATTCGGATCAGGTGAAGGTTCGTATATTAAGCGAATCAGCCTGTGCATCCTGTCATGCCAAAGGGGCTTGTACTGCATCTGATATGAAAGAAAAGGTAATTGATGTTAGCACGTATGGGGTAGATCACTTGGCCGTTGGTCAGCAGGTGGTTATTAGGGGTCAAAAATCTTTAGGGTTAAAAGCATCGCTGATAGCCTATATATTCCCATTTATTCTGGTGTTTATTACCTTGTTTGTTGTGCATGGAATCACGAAGAGTGAGGGTATTGCAGGTATTGCATCCCTAGCTGTGTTGGTTCCTTATTTCATAGGAGTTAAGTTGTATACTCCAAAGCTTGAGAAAACATTTGTATTTACTATCAAAGAAATAATCGGTTAG
- a CDS encoding Fe-S cluster domain-containing protein: MNVVVITILTLGILGTVAALVLYFVAQKFKVFEDPRIDQVEEVLPAANCGGCGFPGCRAFAEALVKSDDISSLNCPVGGAETMGAAAAILGKEVAKSDPMLAVVRCNGTCENRPKTNHYDGATSCAVAASLYGGDTGCSYGCLGCGDCVEACNFDAMYMDEKTGLPVVKDNCVACGACVDACPKDIIELRKRGPKERRIFVSCVNEDKGGVAKKACATACIGCGKCEKVCPFDAITVENNLAYIDYNKCKLCRKCVVVCPTHAIHEINFPLRKAKPEAKSESPKNAAGPVASQEAAVKASNGVKNDNNTSSDNKNKEE, translated from the coding sequence ATGAACGTAGTAGTAATAACTATTTTAACGCTTGGAATATTAGGAACCGTGGCGGCTTTGGTGCTTTACTTTGTGGCACAGAAGTTTAAAGTGTTCGAAGATCCAAGAATCGATCAGGTTGAAGAGGTGTTGCCTGCTGCCAATTGCGGTGGGTGTGGTTTTCCGGGCTGTAGGGCTTTTGCCGAGGCTTTGGTGAAGAGCGACGATATCTCTTCCTTAAACTGTCCAGTGGGTGGAGCAGAGACCATGGGTGCAGCTGCCGCCATACTCGGAAAGGAAGTGGCAAAGTCAGATCCTATGCTGGCTGTTGTGCGTTGTAACGGTACATGTGAAAACCGACCTAAAACGAATCATTATGACGGTGCCACATCATGTGCAGTGGCTGCTTCGTTGTACGGAGGAGATACGGGTTGTAGTTATGGCTGTTTGGGATGTGGCGATTGTGTGGAAGCATGTAACTTTGATGCCATGTATATGGATGAAAAAACAGGATTGCCTGTTGTTAAAGACAACTGTGTAGCTTGTGGTGCCTGTGTGGATGCTTGTCCTAAAGATATTATAGAACTTAGGAAGAGAGGTCCTAAAGAACGTAGGATATTTGTTTCGTGTGTGAACGAGGACAAAGGAGGAGTGGCCAAAAAGGCTTGTGCTACTGCTTGTATCGGATGTGGTAAATGTGAAAAGGTGTGTCCTTTTGATGCTATCACGGTGGAAAACAATTTGGCTTACATCGATTACAATAAATGTAAACTGTGTCGTAAGTGTGTCGTTGTATGTCCTACGCATGCCATTCATGAGATCAACTTTCCATTGCGCAAAGCAAAGCCTGAGGCCAAGTCAGAAAGCCCTAAAAATGCAGCAGGCCCTGTTGCTTCGCAAGAGGCAGCTGTAAAGGCAAGCAATGGCGTAAAAAATGATAACAATACATCTTCGGATAATAAAAATAAGGAGGAATAA
- the rsxC gene encoding electron transport complex subunit RsxC, whose protein sequence is MLKTFSLGGIHPPENKFSAGKKIEALPVPSQVAIPVAQHIGAPAAPIVKKGDTVKVGTLIAKSTGFVSANIHSPVSGTVFKIDNIVDASGYRKPAIIIKVEGDEWEEGIDRSTALKKEISATSEEIIKAVADAGIVGMGGATFPSHVKLSVPPGKKCDVLILNAVECEPYLTADHQLMMEKGDEIMVGTQIIMKALKVDKAIIGIENNKPDAIQHMRSLAASYAGITIEPLKVQYPQGGEKQLIDACINRQIPSGKLPIEVGAVVQNVGTILAVYEAVQKNKPLFERVVTVTGKSLAKPSNFLARIGTPLNNLIDAAGGLPEDTGKVIGGGPMMGKALVSTDIPITKGSSGVLIMPDEEAKRKPMQNCIRCAKCTEVCPMGLEPFLLMTVSDKAVWDRAEEEHIMDCIECGSCSFTCPANRPLLDYIRLGKGKVGQIMRSRNK, encoded by the coding sequence GTGTTAAAGACATTTTCACTTGGAGGTATTCATCCTCCCGAAAACAAATTTTCGGCCGGTAAAAAAATTGAAGCATTACCGGTTCCTTCGCAAGTAGCCATTCCGGTTGCACAGCATATTGGCGCTCCGGCTGCTCCCATAGTAAAAAAAGGTGACACCGTAAAGGTAGGTACCTTAATTGCTAAATCTACAGGTTTTGTTTCAGCCAACATACATTCTCCGGTGTCCGGAACGGTTTTTAAGATTGATAACATCGTTGATGCCAGTGGGTATCGCAAGCCGGCCATCATTATCAAAGTAGAGGGTGATGAGTGGGAAGAAGGTATTGACCGTAGTACAGCACTTAAAAAGGAGATTAGCGCTACTTCTGAAGAAATTATTAAAGCGGTGGCAGATGCTGGTATTGTAGGTATGGGAGGCGCAACCTTTCCTTCTCATGTGAAGCTTTCTGTTCCTCCCGGGAAGAAATGCGATGTGCTTATTCTAAATGCGGTGGAGTGTGAACCATATTTAACAGCCGACCATCAGTTAATGATGGAGAAAGGTGATGAGATAATGGTGGGTACTCAAATTATTATGAAAGCACTAAAAGTGGATAAGGCCATTATTGGAATTGAAAATAATAAGCCGGATGCTATTCAACATATGCGATCATTGGCTGCCTCTTATGCGGGTATCACCATTGAACCATTGAAGGTTCAATATCCACAGGGAGGTGAAAAGCAATTGATTGATGCTTGTATCAATAGGCAGATTCCTTCTGGAAAGTTGCCTATCGAAGTGGGAGCTGTGGTTCAAAATGTGGGAACCATCCTTGCTGTTTATGAAGCGGTTCAGAAGAATAAACCTTTGTTTGAGCGTGTGGTTACTGTGACCGGTAAGTCGCTTGCTAAACCTTCTAACTTCCTTGCTAGAATAGGAACGCCTTTAAATAACTTGATTGACGCTGCCGGCGGCCTTCCTGAAGATACCGGAAAAGTAATTGGTGGTGGCCCTATGATGGGTAAGGCCTTGGTAAGTACTGATATTCCAATTACCAAAGGAAGCTCAGGTGTGCTGATCATGCCCGATGAAGAGGCCAAGCGTAAACCCATGCAAAATTGTATCAGATGTGCAAAGTGTACAGAGGTATGTCCTATGGGACTGGAGCCTTTCTTGCTGATGACTGTTAGTGACAAGGCCGTTTGGGACCGAGCTGAAGAGGAACATATCATGGACTGTATTGAGTGTGGTTCATGTAGCTTTACTTGTCCGGCGAACCGTCCTCTGTTGGATTATATACGACTGGGAAAAGGTAAAGTGGGACAAATTATGAGGAGTCGTAATAAATAG